Genomic segment of Candidatus Babeliales bacterium:
GAATAGTGCAGATATTATACGCATCATTAAATGCATCTTTCGCAATCCCCATACTTTCAAGTTGCAGTTTATTGAAAAGTGGCAGATCAAACATCACTAAATCGCCCATCTGCTGAAGCACTTCGTCTTTGAAAGAAAAATTTCCAACTTTGTCTTGCACGTCGGCGCCGACGCTATAGCAACACCGTTTTGCAGATGGCCCCAGAAAAATTCGCATGTTTTCAGCCTCCGATCCAAATATGCTTTTCATTCGCTCAAAGGCAATGGAGGCGATGCCATCGACCGAGCCACGCCAACCAGCGTGAACGTTGGCGATCGCATGATTTTTCTTATCATATAAAATGAGCGGCAAACAATCTGCCGAAACAACAGCCAGTCCTACTCCAATAAGTTGAGTAAGGCTAAAATCAGCTTCATGTTTAAATGGCTTAAGCTGCTCCGCCTGCTCGTAAGTATCAATATGCAAACCCTGTGTGCTGTGCGTTTGATGAAGGATTCCAAGCGAATCTATCCCCCATTTTTTGCATTGCATAAATGGGGCTTCTTTCAAAATTTCTTGTGAATTGGCGAGCGCATGATAATTGCGTGGTATAAATCCAGAGCGCTTAT
This window contains:
- the pgeF gene encoding peptidoglycan editing factor PgeF, which encodes MIVHSEPLFVIIFGDKRSGFIPRNYHALANSQEILKEAPFMQCKKWGIDSLGILHQTHSTQGLHIDTYEQAEQLKPFKHEADFSLTQLIGVGLAVVSADCLPLILYDKKNHAIANVHAGWRGSVDGIASIAFERMKSIFGSEAENMRIFLGPSAKRCCYSVGADVQDKVGNFSFKDEVLQQMGDLVMFDLPLFNKLQLESMGIAKDAFNDAYNICTIHTDSFNSYRRTQSPERQSTIVALR